A single window of Jiangella alkaliphila DNA harbors:
- a CDS encoding fatty acid desaturase family protein has product MTTISPSATADPASDAAPKRVRHVSTYTELAQQVKEAGLLRRAYTYYWSRILGAVAVFAGIWVAFAFLGDSWFQLLLAAGLGVVLTQISFLGHDSAHRQIFRSHHWNDWTSRVLSGLFAGLSHGWWVSKHSRHHANPNKEGSDPDIGPSAFAFTPAIAQARRGLAAKLTRWQGYFLPFVPFIGVALHIASIQRLVGKQPLKHRWTEIAFIAARLGGYITVLLLVLPPGKAAAFFAVQMLVFGLLLGSAFATNHVGMPIVPPDMKIDFLRRQVLMSRNISGGRFTTFAMGGLNYQIEHHLFPNMPRPNLRRARDLVRAHCVKHDVHYTETTFFGAFRAISRYLNDVGRMPDPFGCPLATQLR; this is encoded by the coding sequence ATGACCACCATCTCGCCGAGCGCGACCGCCGATCCCGCGAGCGACGCCGCGCCGAAGCGCGTGCGGCACGTGAGCACCTACACCGAACTGGCACAGCAGGTGAAGGAGGCAGGGCTGCTCCGCCGCGCCTACACCTACTACTGGTCCAGGATCCTCGGCGCCGTCGCCGTCTTCGCCGGCATCTGGGTCGCGTTCGCCTTCCTCGGCGACTCCTGGTTCCAGCTGCTCCTCGCCGCCGGGCTGGGGGTCGTGCTCACCCAGATCAGCTTCCTGGGCCACGACAGCGCGCACCGGCAGATCTTCCGGTCGCACCACTGGAACGACTGGACGTCGCGGGTGCTGTCGGGGCTGTTCGCCGGGCTCAGCCACGGTTGGTGGGTGAGCAAGCACAGCCGCCACCACGCCAACCCGAACAAGGAGGGCTCCGACCCCGACATCGGGCCCAGTGCGTTCGCCTTCACCCCGGCCATCGCGCAGGCCCGGCGCGGGCTGGCGGCCAAGCTCACCCGGTGGCAGGGGTACTTCCTCCCGTTCGTCCCGTTCATCGGCGTCGCCCTGCACATCGCGAGCATCCAGCGACTCGTCGGCAAGCAGCCGCTCAAGCACCGCTGGACGGAGATCGCGTTCATCGCCGCCCGGCTCGGCGGCTACATCACCGTGCTGCTGCTCGTCCTGCCGCCGGGCAAGGCGGCCGCCTTCTTCGCCGTGCAGATGCTGGTGTTCGGGCTGCTGCTCGGCAGCGCCTTCGCGACCAACCACGTCGGCATGCCGATCGTGCCGCCGGACATGAAGATCGACTTCCTGCGCCGCCAGGTGCTGATGTCGCGCAACATCAGCGGCGGCAGGTTCACCACCTTCGCCATGGGCGGGCTCAACTACCAGATCGAGCACCACCTCTTCCCGAACATGCCGCGGCCGAACCTGCGCCGGGCGCGCGACCTCGTCCGGGCCCACTGCGTCAAGCACGACGTCCACTACACCGAGACGACGTTCTTCGGCGCCTTCCGCGCGATCAGCCGCTACCTCAACGACGTCGGCCGCATGCCCGACCCGTTCGGTTGCCCGCTCGCCACCCAGCTGCGCTGA
- a CDS encoding glycosyltransferase family 4 protein — protein MISFIWSPGNPLPAGTGGSENYTVGQVRELNRRGVPAQVVTVGLGTADGRDDFTDIPFLSLPTLAGVGELDGTVVFVNEPHPVPTRTPSFLILHNPPPIREREWAFAADGTRDRTMIATSRYSAELWARFLDVDVATISVVYPFAEPCFAAQPRPVNISGSTRVLYAGRLSPEKGIYTLMSTLHIDIIDQDLDLVFMATTAGADKPQGKIIGRLLDAHPRISVVPTRKSPARMAALMADHDIVVMPSNSQYWHETFGIVSIEAQHAGCRVIASDDGGLPETDCGGVTLVKPDDAEALAWGIRAAVAAGPLSDTTRRDAGTRFTVGQSVDTLLSVLAQPRPIPPATIVRQLEDLIAAPSAEPPRPRAVLTDERDDIRTAG, from the coding sequence TTGATCTCCTTCATCTGGTCTCCGGGAAACCCGCTGCCGGCCGGCACCGGCGGCTCGGAGAACTACACCGTCGGCCAGGTCCGAGAACTCAACCGGCGCGGCGTCCCCGCGCAGGTCGTCACGGTCGGCCTCGGCACCGCCGACGGCCGCGACGACTTCACCGACATCCCGTTCCTGTCGCTGCCGACGCTGGCCGGCGTCGGTGAGCTCGACGGCACCGTCGTCTTCGTCAACGAGCCGCACCCGGTGCCGACCCGGACGCCGTCGTTCCTGATCCTGCACAACCCGCCGCCGATCCGGGAGCGGGAGTGGGCCTTCGCCGCCGACGGCACCAGGGACCGCACCATGATCGCCACCAGCCGTTACTCGGCCGAGCTGTGGGCCCGCTTCCTCGACGTCGACGTCGCGACCATCAGCGTCGTGTACCCGTTCGCCGAGCCGTGCTTCGCCGCACAGCCGCGGCCCGTCAACATCAGCGGGTCGACCCGGGTGCTGTACGCCGGCCGGCTGAGCCCTGAGAAGGGCATCTACACCCTGATGTCGACCCTGCACATCGACATCATCGACCAGGACCTCGACCTCGTCTTCATGGCGACGACCGCCGGCGCCGACAAGCCGCAGGGCAAGATCATCGGGCGCCTGCTCGACGCGCACCCGCGCATCTCCGTCGTCCCCACCCGCAAGTCTCCGGCCAGGATGGCGGCGCTGATGGCCGACCACGACATCGTCGTGATGCCGTCCAACAGCCAGTACTGGCACGAGACCTTCGGCATCGTGTCGATCGAGGCCCAGCACGCCGGCTGCCGGGTCATCGCCTCCGACGACGGCGGCCTGCCCGAGACCGACTGCGGCGGCGTGACCCTGGTCAAGCCGGACGACGCCGAGGCGCTGGCCTGGGGCATCCGGGCGGCCGTCGCGGCCGGGCCACTCTCTGACACCACACGCCGCGATGCCGGGACGAGGTTCACCGTCGGACAGTCGGTGGACACGCTCCTGAGCGTCCTGGCTCAGCCGCGGCCGATCCCGCCGGCGACCATCGTCCGGCAACTCGAAGACCTGATCGCCGCACCGTCCGCGGAACCGCCGCGACCGCGGGCCGTGCTGACCGACGAGCGGGATGACATCCGCACCGCGGGGTAA
- a CDS encoding metallophosphoesterase — MTLPPRPGRRKRRAALVTAALAAVLVGVTWPASYAVTAAQDAPAETAEENRDADAQPPTLAPADGAFLEGTVTVASEPVTADDDVTSLAIDGTPVQGTPTVGVSTLSFDVGSNSTEARYRNYVLINGDHRIDLGDAVNQRVSLDIPNEHLVPGQNTVEVFAGTISTDCGINHDDFVLSEFTLDLLGGAADGDANEFTYAFGDGSCGTNTSLLLEAELTFVIDGDPQGTTGLTAEVDTTTLANGPHEIVARTASGAATTHAVTVNNAATGAPHVQPADGTLAAGTQPVIASFPAGTPGAVPSLTVDGAEPVTKPTLGAGVSTFSFDVGTNSLDVRYHNHLLVNGKRLDLGGDYVSRRVDFPIPNQYLVPGDNVITVVTGGRQEACGVNRDDFGIANLALTVADGTAAGQDIAPSYAMGDGSCGTSTTALREVELHYVIDAPAAHVRPTLGSGLAVFAFDIATNSMETRYRNHLLVNGMRLDLGGDYVSERVEITVPNEWLVPGWNTIDLVTGTFPTGCGNNRDDFVVSNVTLTPAEGTATTQLPQPSYGMGDGDCGSTVNPLREVDLHFLVDAPARGIRADLDTAALPDGEHTIAASSTTGEVATRLLVTDNTAPEVTASTPAAGETITSAVVLDVQLDDDSGVLSGPEVALDGTEVALGAPIGPGLTPGEHTLSVTGTDVMGNTAVREIVFASAGIPDVPAELAPASGATDVGEAVTLSARVATPGGGDVTTSFAQAEVATANSAWQGSTATMPTTLRVPGERPAQTNALAPLDGRTLAAPTSRDITFQRFDIRVRKNVDAPFVRWEGVADPERLVTLHAWNTETQAWDALATARGAVEANTELSATVEAKYVDRNRVNVLVTAQDPFADDIEPGDPNGFADPDTYDFSIVHFTDTQYISEGAVEQETPEERAVWASAYQGIVDWVVDNADERKIAYAAHTGDIVENNTRPPLDEPMRQQVIGEFEFSSEQQGVLDGAGIPNGVIAGNHDNQSGRETGPEALYNQYYGPDRYAAADDQWEHAEYGGPWREGDNQNHYDLFSAGGLDFVVVGLSYGVDREEAEWANSIFERFPDRNGILLSHDYLVPSTSPDGRGAGFSGPDGAMLFRRVVEPNPNVFLVLAGHEHGVGTNIKPQVGGEISRGVVELLADYQFYTVSADRLGLTEIGGYEPDDQLQFGASFFRLLQFDVDRSELIVDTYSPLLADFGATEFDTNGRYNGTEDNMVLPVDLQTRTTTFQTDAIALYTPAEPLGEVTVPSGEIASVEWAGLRPATTYAWIVTAHSAGGGVTASEPAVFTTTDARGRPQAWGPSAPLYPYFAPFEPEETPAE, encoded by the coding sequence ATGACGCTGCCCCCACGTCCCGGAAGACGGAAGAGAAGGGCCGCGCTGGTCACGGCCGCGCTTGCCGCCGTCCTCGTCGGGGTCACCTGGCCCGCCTCCTACGCGGTGACGGCCGCGCAGGACGCGCCGGCCGAGACCGCCGAGGAGAACCGGGACGCGGACGCGCAGCCGCCGACGCTGGCACCGGCCGACGGCGCGTTCCTGGAGGGCACCGTCACCGTCGCGTCCGAGCCGGTCACGGCCGACGACGACGTCACCAGCCTCGCCATCGACGGCACGCCGGTCCAGGGCACGCCGACGGTCGGCGTGTCGACGCTGAGCTTCGACGTCGGCAGCAACTCGACCGAGGCCCGCTACCGCAACTACGTGCTGATCAACGGCGACCACCGGATCGACCTCGGCGACGCCGTCAACCAGCGGGTCAGCCTGGACATCCCGAACGAGCACCTCGTGCCCGGCCAGAACACCGTCGAGGTGTTCGCCGGCACCATCAGCACCGACTGCGGCATCAACCACGACGACTTCGTGCTCTCGGAGTTCACCCTCGACCTGCTCGGCGGGGCCGCCGACGGCGACGCCAACGAGTTCACCTACGCCTTCGGCGACGGCTCCTGCGGGACGAACACCTCGCTGCTGCTCGAGGCCGAGCTGACCTTCGTGATCGACGGCGACCCGCAGGGCACCACCGGGCTGACCGCCGAGGTCGACACGACGACGCTGGCCAACGGCCCGCACGAGATCGTCGCCCGGACCGCGTCCGGCGCCGCCACCACGCACGCCGTCACGGTGAACAACGCCGCGACCGGCGCCCCGCACGTCCAGCCCGCCGACGGCACCCTCGCCGCCGGCACCCAGCCGGTGATCGCGTCGTTCCCCGCCGGCACGCCCGGCGCGGTGCCGTCGCTCACCGTCGACGGCGCCGAGCCGGTCACGAAGCCGACCCTGGGCGCGGGGGTGTCGACGTTCAGTTTCGACGTCGGCACGAACTCCCTCGACGTCAGGTACCACAACCACCTGCTGGTCAACGGCAAGCGGCTGGACCTCGGCGGCGACTACGTGAGCCGGCGGGTCGACTTCCCGATCCCGAACCAGTACCTGGTGCCGGGCGACAACGTCATCACCGTCGTCACCGGCGGCCGGCAGGAGGCCTGCGGCGTCAACCGCGACGACTTCGGCATCGCGAACCTGGCGCTGACCGTCGCCGACGGCACCGCGGCGGGGCAGGACATCGCGCCGTCCTACGCGATGGGCGACGGGAGCTGCGGCACCAGCACGACGGCGCTGCGCGAGGTCGAGCTGCACTACGTGATCGACGCGCCGGCCGCGCACGTCCGCCCGACCCTCGGCTCGGGCCTGGCGGTCTTCGCGTTCGACATCGCCACCAATTCGATGGAGACGCGCTACCGCAACCACCTGCTGGTCAACGGCATGCGGCTCGACCTGGGCGGCGACTACGTCAGCGAGCGCGTGGAGATCACCGTCCCGAACGAGTGGCTGGTGCCCGGCTGGAACACCATCGACCTCGTCACCGGCACGTTCCCGACCGGCTGTGGCAACAACCGCGACGACTTCGTCGTCTCGAACGTCACGCTCACCCCGGCGGAGGGGACGGCGACGACGCAGCTCCCGCAGCCCAGCTACGGGATGGGCGACGGCGACTGCGGCTCCACCGTGAACCCGCTGCGCGAGGTCGACCTGCACTTCCTCGTCGACGCGCCGGCCCGCGGCATCCGCGCCGACCTCGACACCGCGGCGCTGCCCGACGGCGAGCACACCATCGCCGCGTCGTCCACCACCGGCGAGGTCGCGACCCGGCTGCTGGTCACCGACAACACCGCGCCCGAGGTGACGGCGAGCACGCCGGCCGCCGGCGAGACGATCACATCGGCGGTCGTGCTGGACGTCCAGCTCGACGACGACTCCGGTGTGCTGTCCGGCCCTGAGGTCGCGCTCGACGGCACCGAGGTCGCGCTCGGCGCCCCGATCGGCCCCGGCCTCACGCCCGGCGAGCACACGCTGTCCGTGACCGGCACCGACGTCATGGGCAACACCGCCGTCCGCGAGATCGTCTTCGCCAGCGCCGGCATCCCGGACGTCCCGGCCGAGCTGGCCCCGGCCTCCGGCGCCACCGACGTCGGCGAGGCCGTGACGCTGTCGGCCCGGGTGGCCACGCCCGGCGGCGGCGACGTGACGACGTCGTTCGCGCAGGCCGAGGTGGCCACCGCGAACAGCGCCTGGCAGGGCAGCACGGCCACCATGCCGACGACCCTGCGGGTGCCGGGGGAGCGGCCGGCCCAGACGAACGCCCTCGCGCCGCTGGACGGGCGCACGCTCGCCGCGCCGACCAGCCGCGACATCACCTTCCAGCGGTTCGACATCCGGGTGCGCAAGAACGTCGACGCACCGTTCGTGCGCTGGGAGGGCGTCGCCGACCCGGAGCGGCTGGTGACGCTGCACGCCTGGAACACCGAGACCCAGGCGTGGGACGCGCTCGCGACCGCCCGCGGCGCCGTCGAGGCCAACACCGAGCTGTCCGCGACCGTCGAGGCCAAGTACGTCGACCGCAACCGGGTGAACGTCCTCGTCACCGCTCAGGACCCGTTCGCCGACGACATCGAGCCGGGCGACCCGAACGGCTTCGCCGACCCGGACACGTACGACTTCTCCATCGTCCACTTCACCGACACCCAGTACATCTCCGAGGGTGCGGTGGAGCAGGAGACCCCGGAGGAGCGGGCCGTCTGGGCGTCGGCCTACCAGGGCATCGTCGACTGGGTCGTCGACAACGCCGACGAGCGGAAGATCGCCTACGCCGCGCACACCGGCGACATCGTCGAGAACAACACCCGGCCGCCGCTGGACGAGCCGATGCGCCAGCAGGTCATCGGCGAGTTCGAGTTCTCGTCCGAGCAGCAGGGCGTGCTCGACGGCGCCGGCATCCCGAACGGCGTCATCGCCGGCAACCACGACAACCAGTCCGGCCGCGAGACCGGCCCGGAGGCGCTGTACAACCAGTACTACGGGCCGGACCGGTACGCCGCCGCCGACGACCAGTGGGAGCACGCGGAGTACGGCGGCCCGTGGCGCGAGGGCGACAACCAGAACCACTACGACCTGTTCTCGGCCGGTGGCCTGGACTTCGTCGTCGTCGGCCTCTCCTACGGCGTCGACCGGGAGGAGGCCGAGTGGGCGAACTCGATCTTCGAGCGGTTCCCGGACCGCAACGGCATCCTGCTCTCGCACGACTACCTGGTGCCGTCGACCAGCCCGGACGGCCGCGGCGCCGGCTTCTCCGGCCCGGACGGCGCGATGCTGTTCCGCCGCGTCGTCGAGCCCAACCCGAACGTGTTCCTGGTGCTGGCCGGCCACGAGCACGGCGTCGGGACGAACATCAAGCCGCAGGTCGGCGGCGAGATCAGCCGCGGCGTGGTGGAACTGCTGGCGGACTACCAGTTCTACACGGTGTCCGCCGACCGGCTCGGGCTGACCGAGATCGGCGGCTACGAGCCGGACGACCAGCTGCAGTTCGGCGCCAGCTTCTTCCGGCTGCTGCAGTTCGACGTCGACCGGTCCGAGCTGATCGTCGACACGTACTCGCCGCTGCTGGCGGACTTCGGCGCGACCGAGTTCGACACCAACGGCCGGTACAACGGCACCGAGGACAACATGGTGCTGCCGGTCGACCTGCAGACCCGCACGACCACGTTCCAGACCGACGCGATCGCGCTCTACACGCCGGCCGAGCCGCTGGGTGAGGTCACGGTGCCGTCCGGCGAGATCGCCTCGGTCGAGTGGGCAGGGCTGCGCCCGGCCACGACCTACGCGTGGATCGTCACCGCGCACAGCGCCGGCGGCGGCGTCACCGCGTCCGAGCCGGCCGTCTTCACGACGACCGACGCTCGCGGCCGGCCGCAGGCGTGGGGGCCGAGCGCGCCGCTGTACCCGTACTTCGCGCCGTTCGAACCGGAGGAGACGCCAGCCGAATAG
- a CDS encoding ABC transporter ATP-binding protein, whose amino-acid sequence MAEEPVLEEAPPTRGVYRRFAAVARPYRREALLALAVSVLSAGALVSMAPIIGRAIDELVQRSRSGLFTAVAVLAVVVVARIFLLRTSEVLLTRTGERVVRDLRDTAVARIASAPLRFLESHRVGDLLQRTTGEVATVTDFVRQQLPDVVNLSLSLLLTLGVLLSYSPLLTLITLAVTLPATWLVIRWFRRDAKAAYGRVAADRAGIAATFTETLAGRETLDLTGGMPERRRRFAAQAEALRAAEDHTVDVELRLRLIGFLEGLSIAVLLVAGAWLAGEGRLTIGTVAVFVLAMANLFEGVLRLSQVFGELQATAVSLARLLDLLDRTADRSPASGATLPDAGDLTVRGVRYAYRPGTDVLAGVDVTFPHGAHVAIAGPTGSGKSTLVKLASGLYRPDAGTVVFGGVDLATATEAEVRRRIVLVPQQVHLVSGTLADNLALVPHDPARAELLDAVDRLGLTSWLAGLPDGLDTVVGPYGSALSAGEQQLVGIVRAALVDPAVLILDEATADLDPDVAASIETAVDRVRAGRTLILVAHRPETIARHAAVVRVDAGVVALS is encoded by the coding sequence ATGGCTGAGGAGCCCGTGCTGGAGGAGGCGCCGCCCACCCGCGGCGTGTACCGGCGCTTCGCCGCCGTGGCCCGGCCGTACCGGCGCGAGGCGTTGCTCGCGCTGGCCGTCAGCGTGCTCAGCGCCGGCGCGCTGGTGTCGATGGCGCCGATCATCGGCCGGGCGATCGACGAGCTGGTGCAGCGGTCGCGGTCCGGGCTGTTCACCGCGGTCGCCGTGCTGGCGGTGGTCGTCGTCGCGCGGATCTTCCTGCTGCGCACGTCCGAGGTGTTGCTGACGCGGACCGGCGAGCGGGTGGTGCGCGACCTGCGCGACACCGCGGTCGCCCGCATCGCGTCGGCGCCGCTGCGGTTCCTCGAGTCGCACCGGGTCGGCGACCTGCTGCAGCGCACCACGGGCGAGGTCGCCACCGTCACCGACTTCGTCCGCCAGCAGCTGCCCGACGTCGTCAACCTGTCGCTGTCGCTGCTGCTCACGCTGGGTGTGCTGCTGTCGTACTCGCCGCTGCTGACGTTGATCACGCTGGCCGTGACGCTGCCGGCGACCTGGCTGGTGATCCGCTGGTTCCGGCGCGACGCGAAGGCCGCCTACGGGCGGGTGGCGGCCGACCGCGCGGGCATCGCGGCGACGTTCACCGAGACGCTGGCCGGCCGCGAGACGCTGGACCTGACCGGCGGCATGCCGGAGCGGCGGCGCCGGTTCGCCGCCCAGGCCGAGGCCCTGCGCGCCGCCGAGGACCACACCGTCGACGTCGAGCTGCGGCTGCGGCTGATCGGCTTCCTGGAGGGCCTGTCCATCGCCGTCCTGCTGGTCGCCGGCGCCTGGCTGGCGGGGGAGGGCAGGCTCACCATCGGGACGGTCGCGGTCTTCGTGCTGGCGATGGCGAACCTGTTCGAGGGCGTGCTGCGGCTGTCGCAGGTGTTCGGCGAGCTGCAAGCGACCGCCGTCAGCCTGGCCCGGTTGCTGGACCTGCTGGACCGGACGGCGGACCGCTCGCCCGCTTCCGGCGCGACCCTGCCCGACGCCGGCGACCTCACCGTCCGCGGCGTCCGCTACGCCTACCGGCCCGGCACTGACGTGCTGGCCGGTGTAGACGTGACGTTCCCGCACGGCGCGCACGTGGCGATCGCGGGCCCGACCGGCTCGGGCAAGAGCACGCTGGTGAAGCTGGCCAGCGGCCTCTACCGGCCGGACGCGGGCACGGTCGTGTTCGGCGGCGTCGACCTCGCCACCGCGACCGAGGCGGAGGTGCGGCGGCGGATCGTCCTGGTGCCGCAGCAGGTGCACCTGGTCAGCGGCACGCTCGCGGACAACCTCGCATTGGTGCCGCACGACCCGGCCCGGGCGGAGCTGCTCGACGCCGTCGACCGGCTCGGGCTGACGTCGTGGCTGGCCGGGCTGCCGGACGGGCTGGACACCGTCGTCGGGCCGTACGGGTCGGCGCTGTCGGCCGGCGAGCAGCAGCTGGTCGGCATCGTCCGGGCCGCGCTGGTCGACCCGGCGGTGCTGATCCTCGACGAGGCCACCGCCGACCTCGACCCCGACGTCGCGGCCAGCATCGAGACCGCCGTCGACCGCGTGCGGGCCGGGCGGACGCTGATCCTGGTGGCGCACCGGCCGGAGACGATCGCCCGCCACGCGGCCGTCGTCAGGGTCGACGCCGGGGTGGTCGCGCTCAGCTGA
- a CDS encoding ABC transporter ATP-binding protein, with protein MADQTRAPGRRLLREIFCQRRRVLVTGLLCGLAGQLGYLATPALVQRAVDDGLDAGAAGRTAGWALAVVGLALLVLVGGTLGERLTRHAANVTALDLRERLLDRAGAADGAVTARFERGDLASRAERDVLTVADWVDKLTYWTLSLSTIVVVVPAIATLHPRLLVVTAAMAPLVVATQLIFPPRFAAAAEKLAGAHARRAGAVEELLSAAGAVRGLGGTGRLVRRHADASGEVTVHTLTVARVAAWWASVPPSVPRLAIAAGLATGGLAVLDGGLSIGGLIAYTSWMTMLTIALSFLVLLVSNRREAEVSGTRIAAVLDTPSPRGPAGAAILPERGDLVLDELSARTGSGGEPTEPLRLTAAPGELVVLRGPVGSGKSSLLRAVARLDDPAAGTVRFGGADVARADRMDWWARIGYVPQRPLVLTGTIADNVRLGRAAGDDEVAWACRVAGADGFVRALPAGYETAVGERGTTLSGGQVQRLALARALLGRPRVLLLDDVTSAVDVGTERAILDRLRTELPDTAIVAVSHRTQFRDRADRVVDLQAPITVGSIDG; from the coding sequence ATGGCGGACCAGACCCGCGCCCCCGGACGCCGGCTGCTGCGGGAGATCTTCTGCCAGCGCCGGCGCGTGCTCGTGACCGGCCTGCTCTGCGGCCTGGCCGGTCAGCTCGGCTACCTGGCCACGCCCGCGCTCGTGCAGCGCGCCGTCGACGACGGGCTGGACGCGGGCGCGGCGGGCCGGACCGCCGGGTGGGCGCTGGCCGTCGTCGGGCTGGCCCTGCTCGTGCTCGTCGGCGGGACGCTGGGCGAGCGGCTGACCCGGCACGCGGCCAACGTGACCGCGCTGGACCTGCGCGAGCGGCTGCTGGACCGGGCCGGCGCCGCCGACGGCGCCGTGACCGCCCGGTTCGAGCGCGGCGACCTCGCCTCCAGGGCCGAGCGCGACGTCCTGACCGTCGCCGACTGGGTCGACAAACTGACGTACTGGACGCTGTCGCTGAGCACGATCGTCGTCGTGGTGCCGGCGATCGCGACGCTGCATCCGCGGCTGCTGGTCGTGACGGCCGCGATGGCGCCGCTGGTCGTCGCCACCCAGCTGATCTTCCCGCCCCGGTTCGCCGCCGCGGCCGAGAAGCTGGCCGGCGCGCACGCCCGCCGGGCCGGCGCGGTCGAGGAGCTGCTGTCCGCGGCCGGCGCGGTGCGCGGGCTCGGCGGCACCGGCCGGCTGGTCCGCCGGCACGCCGACGCCAGCGGCGAGGTCACGGTGCACACGCTGACCGTCGCCCGGGTGGCCGCCTGGTGGGCGTCGGTGCCGCCGTCGGTGCCGCGGCTGGCGATCGCGGCCGGCCTGGCGACGGGCGGGCTGGCCGTGCTCGACGGCGGGCTGAGCATCGGCGGCCTGATCGCCTACACGTCCTGGATGACGATGCTGACCATCGCGCTGAGCTTCCTGGTGCTGCTGGTGTCGAACCGGCGCGAGGCCGAGGTGTCGGGGACGCGGATCGCGGCGGTGCTGGATACGCCGTCGCCGCGCGGACCGGCCGGCGCTGCCATTCTCCCCGAACGCGGCGACCTGGTGCTGGACGAGCTGTCCGCCCGCACGGGCAGCGGCGGCGAGCCGACGGAGCCGCTGCGGCTGACGGCCGCGCCCGGCGAGCTGGTCGTGCTGCGCGGCCCGGTCGGCAGCGGCAAGTCGTCGCTGCTGCGGGCGGTCGCCCGGCTGGACGATCCCGCGGCGGGCACCGTCCGGTTCGGCGGCGCCGACGTCGCACGCGCGGACCGGATGGACTGGTGGGCGAGGATCGGCTACGTGCCGCAGCGGCCGCTGGTGCTCACCGGCACCATCGCCGACAACGTCAGGCTCGGCCGCGCGGCCGGCGACGACGAGGTCGCCTGGGCCTGCCGGGTGGCCGGCGCCGACGGGTTCGTCCGCGCGCTGCCGGCCGGGTACGAGACGGCGGTCGGCGAGCGCGGGACGACGTTGTCCGGCGGGCAGGTGCAGCGGCTGGCGCTGGCCCGCGCGCTGCTCGGCCGGCCGCGGGTGCTGCTGCTCGACGACGTCACCTCGGCGGTCGACGTCGGCACCGAGCGGGCGATCCTGGACCGGCTGCGCACCGAGCTGCCCGACACCGCGATCGTCGCCGTGTCGCACCGCACGCAGTTCCGGGACCGGGCCGACCGCGTCGTCGACCTCCAGGCCCCGATAACGGTCGGGAGCATCGATGGCTGA
- a CDS encoding AraC family transcriptional regulator, giving the protein MFARSFGGGLDGAEEFWLTRFDLPRQTGFTTHEHAEHQLSWVAHGQLVVEAGGSWLLPPSQAVWIPAGTPHALRATRPTQLYCLYLWPADCPITWTTTTVVAADPMLRQVMLYLARPDLPDAAAQRARALLADLLRPGLVHPGLLHSGAGPAADVPMPAAGRARELAQALVRSPGDPRSLHEWAAALHVSEKTLRRAFVAETGMTFTDWRTQVRLRAALPLLADRLPVAAVAGRVGYRSVNGFINAFRRHFGRTPGSYATLLGS; this is encoded by the coding sequence GTGTTCGCGCGCTCGTTCGGCGGCGGACTCGACGGCGCCGAGGAGTTCTGGCTGACCCGCTTCGACCTCCCGCGGCAGACCGGCTTCACCACCCACGAGCACGCCGAGCACCAGCTGTCCTGGGTGGCGCACGGCCAGTTGGTGGTCGAGGCGGGCGGGAGCTGGCTGCTGCCGCCATCGCAGGCGGTGTGGATCCCGGCCGGCACCCCGCACGCGCTGCGCGCGACCCGTCCGACCCAGCTCTACTGCCTCTACCTGTGGCCGGCCGACTGCCCGATCACCTGGACCACCACCACGGTCGTCGCCGCCGACCCGATGCTGCGGCAGGTCATGCTGTACCTCGCCCGGCCGGACCTGCCCGACGCGGCCGCCCAGCGGGCCCGCGCGCTGCTGGCCGACCTGCTGCGCCCCGGCCTGGTGCACCCCGGCCTCCTGCACTCCGGCGCCGGCCCAGCGGCGGACGTCCCGATGCCGGCGGCCGGGCGGGCGCGCGAGCTGGCGCAGGCGCTGGTCCGCTCCCCCGGCGACCCCCGCAGCCTGCACGAGTGGGCCGCCGCCCTGCACGTCAGCGAGAAGACCCTGCGCCGCGCGTTCGTCGCCGAGACCGGCATGACGTTCACCGACTGGCGCACCCAGGTGCGGCTGCGCGCGGCGCTGCCGCTGCTGGCTGACCGGCTGCCGGTGGCCGCGGTCGCCGGCCGGGTCGGCTACCGCAGCGTCAACGGGTTCATCAACGCCTTCCGCCGGCACTTCGGCCGGACGCCCGGCAGCTACGCGACGCTGCTCGGTTCCTGA